One window of the Sphaerochaeta associata genome contains the following:
- a CDS encoding ParA family protein has product MSAQTILFLNQKGGVGKTTSAVNLGSALAQRGKKVLLIDLDSQGNLTSATSIDNRKKGIYEVIAGQCSVEEAIQQTPIQNLFAIASNINMAGLNIELVEEERREFFLKNALLGLDERWDYIIADCPPSLGLVTVNAMVWAKQVIIPMQCEYFAMEGLNLLMRTVGNMKKSLNPDLQVLGILFTMYSKRTKLANEVVEDISSFFPHLVFNTMIPRNIRIAEAPSHGLPINVYDSASSGTKAYKALAEEVIARVARNH; this is encoded by the coding sequence ATGAGTGCGCAAACAATACTGTTTTTGAATCAAAAAGGAGGAGTCGGCAAGACTACCTCGGCTGTGAATCTCGGATCAGCCTTAGCCCAGCGCGGCAAAAAAGTCTTGTTGATCGACCTCGATTCACAGGGGAATCTGACCAGTGCCACTTCGATCGACAACCGAAAAAAAGGTATCTATGAAGTAATTGCAGGTCAGTGCAGCGTCGAGGAAGCCATCCAGCAAACACCTATCCAGAATCTCTTTGCCATTGCGAGTAATATCAATATGGCTGGATTGAACATTGAATTGGTGGAAGAAGAGCGGCGAGAGTTCTTTCTCAAGAATGCTTTACTGGGACTGGATGAACGATGGGATTACATCATTGCCGATTGCCCTCCCTCATTAGGGCTGGTCACAGTAAATGCAATGGTATGGGCCAAGCAAGTCATCATCCCGATGCAATGTGAGTACTTCGCCATGGAAGGCTTGAACCTGCTGATGCGAACAGTCGGTAACATGAAGAAATCCTTGAACCCCGATCTTCAGGTTCTCGGTATTCTTTTCACCATGTATAGTAAACGAACCAAGCTTGCCAATGAGGTGGTGGAGGATATCTCGTCCTTCTTCCCTCATTTGGTGTTCAACACCATGATCCCAAGGAACATCCGCATTGCCGAGGCTCCGTCTCATGGACTGCCTATCAATGTGTATGACAGTGCCAGCAGTGGAACCAAGGCGTATAAAGCCCTGGCAGAGGAGGTAATCGCACGTGTCGCAAGAAACCACTAA
- a CDS encoding NifU family protein, whose product MEDKVKRALEDIRPSLQNDGGDIEFVSLVGTDVTVRLKGACAGCPMSQMTLKSGVERYLRNFVDPKLTVVNTPDF is encoded by the coding sequence ATGGAAGATAAAGTCAAAAGAGCACTCGAGGATATCAGACCCTCGTTGCAGAATGACGGAGGAGATATCGAGTTTGTCAGCCTGGTAGGCACCGATGTCACGGTGCGCCTGAAAGGTGCATGTGCCGGCTGCCCTATGTCCCAGATGACTCTTAAGAGTGGCGTTGAGCGCTACCTCCGTAATTTCGTCGATCCGAAGCTCACGGTGGTCAACACCCCCGATTTCTAA
- the gyrA gene encoding DNA topoisomerase (ATP-hydrolyzing) subunit A: MEEINESRTISVDVSKEMRTSYLNYAMSVIVSRALPDVRDGLKPVHRRILFDMFEMGLRANSSFKKCARIVGDVLGKYHPHGDASVYDALVRLAQDFSLRYPVVNPQGNFGSIDGDPAAAMRYTEAKMSRIGEEMLQDIQKETVNFGPNYDDSMQEPTVLPASFPFLLANGSSGIAVGMATNMAPHNLQEICDAISAVIDNPDITIDELMEHIKGPDFPSGGIICGMQGIKDAFTTGRGKIVVRSVYEIETSERDHDQIVFTEIPYQVNKADLVKKIDDLRKDGAIPMIAVVRDESDRKGIRIVVELKVGAEPMVVLNQLFARTALQSNFNVNNLALVQGRPQMLTLKDMLVYYIRHREEVVTRRTQYDLRKAQERAHILRGLKIGLDNIDEVIQIIKDSADNTIAAERLVARFGLDQIQAQAIIDMKLGRLSHLETSKILEELSELEQKIAYYQDLLADEVKILKLVQSEVRALPANLVPKDRRLTKIVREELGQATLEDFIKDEEVVVLISNKGFAKRIPTEEYEAHGRAGKGTRTTKLQDGDFVDHMFVASTHEYVMFVTNAGKAYYTKVFEIPEASKTAKGTSIKNILQLETTEKITSIISFKEFSEDHYLMMATREGVVKKVSLSNFVNAKVRGIRALFLDEGDELLSCDLIQEGDEVMLITKLGRGLRFRQEDVRAMGRASRGVRGIRLLGDDQVAGLLKVDNSKRILMITENGQGKQVTFDSFTVHGRGTQGQKIYRLGGKASFIVGVLSVDDDNDVVCVTLMGQTLRVHVNAISIQGRNAAGVKVVTMKFKGDSIVAIASTERDEDEEVEIPEQPAPESEEIIEDEGEDEDIPVEDDELVTEPSDND; the protein is encoded by the coding sequence GTGGAAGAAATAAACGAAAGCAGGACGATTAGCGTGGACGTGTCCAAGGAGATGCGTACCTCGTATCTCAACTATGCCATGTCTGTCATTGTCAGCCGGGCTCTGCCCGATGTCCGTGACGGTCTGAAGCCGGTCCACCGACGAATCCTCTTTGACATGTTTGAAATGGGACTCAGGGCCAACTCCTCGTTCAAGAAGTGCGCCCGTATCGTCGGTGACGTGCTTGGTAAGTATCACCCCCATGGTGATGCCTCGGTGTATGATGCCCTGGTCCGTTTGGCCCAGGACTTTTCGCTGCGCTACCCTGTCGTAAACCCGCAAGGAAACTTTGGGTCCATCGACGGTGATCCGGCGGCAGCCATGCGATACACCGAAGCGAAGATGAGCCGAATCGGTGAGGAGATGTTGCAGGACATCCAGAAGGAGACGGTCAATTTCGGCCCGAACTACGACGATTCGATGCAGGAGCCTACGGTACTCCCCGCCTCCTTCCCGTTCCTGCTTGCAAACGGGTCCAGCGGTATCGCCGTAGGTATGGCGACCAACATGGCCCCCCATAACCTGCAGGAAATCTGTGATGCCATCAGCGCTGTAATCGACAATCCCGACATCACCATCGATGAGCTGATGGAACATATCAAAGGCCCTGATTTTCCCTCCGGGGGAATCATCTGCGGTATGCAGGGCATCAAGGATGCCTTCACCACCGGTCGGGGCAAGATCGTCGTTCGTTCGGTGTATGAGATTGAGACAAGTGAACGCGACCATGACCAGATCGTCTTTACCGAGATTCCCTACCAGGTGAACAAGGCTGACTTGGTCAAGAAAATCGACGATCTTCGCAAGGATGGGGCCATCCCCATGATTGCAGTCGTTCGTGATGAGTCCGACCGCAAGGGAATCCGCATTGTCGTCGAGCTGAAGGTCGGCGCAGAACCCATGGTGGTTTTGAACCAGCTCTTCGCCCGCACTGCTCTGCAGTCGAACTTCAATGTCAACAACCTTGCCTTGGTGCAGGGACGTCCGCAGATGCTTACCCTCAAGGATATGCTGGTCTACTACATCCGTCATCGGGAGGAAGTGGTAACCAGAAGAACGCAGTATGATCTGCGAAAAGCCCAAGAGAGGGCCCATATCCTCAGGGGCTTGAAGATCGGTTTGGACAATATCGACGAGGTCATCCAGATCATCAAGGATTCGGCTGACAATACCATTGCAGCCGAGCGTCTTGTCGCCCGTTTCGGTCTTGACCAGATCCAGGCCCAGGCCATCATCGATATGAAGCTCGGACGGCTCAGCCATCTGGAAACTTCCAAGATTCTGGAAGAGTTGTCTGAGCTTGAGCAAAAGATAGCCTATTATCAGGATTTGCTCGCTGATGAGGTCAAAATCCTCAAGTTGGTGCAGAGTGAAGTAAGGGCACTGCCTGCGAATTTGGTTCCCAAGGATAGAAGACTTACCAAAATCGTTCGAGAGGAGCTCGGACAGGCCACCCTTGAGGATTTCATCAAGGACGAGGAGGTCGTTGTCCTGATCAGCAACAAGGGTTTTGCCAAGCGTATTCCCACCGAGGAGTATGAGGCTCACGGCAGGGCCGGCAAGGGAACCAGGACCACCAAGCTCCAGGATGGTGATTTTGTCGATCACATGTTCGTCGCTTCAACCCATGAGTATGTGATGTTTGTCACCAATGCCGGCAAGGCATACTATACCAAGGTGTTTGAGATTCCTGAGGCCAGCAAGACTGCCAAGGGAACGAGCATCAAGAATATCCTGCAGCTCGAGACAACAGAAAAAATTACTTCGATAATCAGCTTCAAGGAGTTCAGTGAGGACCATTATCTGATGATGGCCACCCGAGAGGGTGTGGTGAAGAAGGTTTCCTTGAGCAACTTCGTCAATGCCAAGGTCAGGGGAATCAGGGCCCTCTTCCTTGATGAGGGTGATGAGCTGCTCAGCTGTGACCTGATTCAGGAGGGAGATGAGGTTATGCTCATAACCAAGCTTGGACGTGGCTTGCGCTTCCGACAGGAGGATGTCAGGGCCATGGGTCGTGCCTCCCGAGGTGTACGCGGTATCAGGTTGCTCGGTGATGACCAGGTGGCGGGCCTCTTGAAGGTCGACAACTCCAAGCGCATTCTCATGATTACTGAGAATGGACAAGGAAAGCAGGTTACCTTCGATAGTTTCACTGTCCATGGAAGAGGAACACAGGGTCAGAAGATCTATCGTCTCGGCGGAAAGGCCAGCTTCATCGTTGGTGTTCTGAGTGTGGATGATGATAACGATGTAGTGTGTGTGACGCTCATGGGTCAGACACTCAGGGTGCATGTGAACGCCATCTCCATCCAAGGCCGAAATGCAGCAGGTGTCAAGGTTGTAACCATGAAGTTCAAGGGAGACTCCATCGTAGCCATCGCATCCACCGAGCGGGATGAGGATGAGGAAGTTGAGATTCCTGAGCAGCCTGCCCCTGAGTCTGAAGAGATTATCGAGGATGAAGGTGAGGATGAGGACATCCCTGTAGAGGATGATGAGCTTGTAACTGAGCCTTCAGACAACGATTAA